From a single Penaeus vannamei isolate JL-2024 chromosome 25, ASM4276789v1, whole genome shotgun sequence genomic region:
- the LOC113806038 gene encoding uncharacterized protein: MKLVVLLALFGLASCRTLLFDDDDDFDAAHIFEDDDADDLPSAFASRGSPLASSYASSLALPTAVQNLGALRARSFRLPSAFASAGPLATSYSASFVLPLRVEVIDDGFDSAEED; encoded by the exons ATGAAGCTG GTCGTGTTGCTGGCGCTGTTTGGTCTGGCGAGCTGCCGCACTCTGCTCTTCGACGACGATGACGACTTCGATGCTGCACACAT CTTCGAAGACGACGACGCCGACGACCTGCCGTCTGCCTTCGCATCCCGAGGCAGTCCCTTGGCTTCGTCCTacgcctcctctctcgccctccccaccGCCGTCCAGAACCTGGGGGCGCTGAGGGCGAGGTCCTTCCGCCTGCCCTCCGCTTTCGCCTCAGCAGGACCCCTGGCGACCTCCTACTCGGCCTCCTTCGTCCTGCCTTTGAGGGTGGAGGTCATCGACGACGGGTTCGACTCGGCGGAGGAGGACTGA